In the genome of Fulvivirga maritima, one region contains:
- a CDS encoding SDR family oxidoreductase, which produces MRNIKNQVIAITGASEGIGKAIALKLAAYGVKVALGARNEQRLGQIVDEINSKGGDAIFVKTDVTQKEDMAQLVKEAVKHFCRLDVIINNAGVATLSLIDELDLDNWDKMIDVNIKGVLYGMAAAIPVFKHQNAGHIINIISTSGIKITPTQGVYAGTKNAVRTIAEAFRQESDGSIRITGISPGYINTDFAAKGVATEEQKGEMRKVVSQIAISPEVIADAVIYAISQPKEVEVGDIVIRPSVQN; this is translated from the coding sequence ATGCGAAACATTAAAAATCAGGTGATAGCAATTACAGGTGCAAGTGAAGGAATAGGTAAGGCAATAGCTTTAAAGCTGGCTGCTTATGGAGTTAAGGTAGCGCTAGGAGCCAGAAATGAACAAAGGCTAGGGCAAATTGTAGATGAGATTAACAGTAAGGGAGGAGATGCCATTTTTGTTAAAACCGATGTTACTCAGAAAGAGGATATGGCTCAATTAGTGAAAGAAGCAGTGAAGCATTTTTGCCGATTAGATGTTATTATAAATAATGCAGGAGTAGCCACTTTGAGCCTTATTGATGAGCTGGATTTGGATAATTGGGATAAGATGATTGACGTAAATATAAAAGGTGTTTTATATGGTATGGCAGCTGCTATACCTGTATTTAAGCATCAAAATGCTGGTCATATTATTAATATCATATCCACTTCAGGCATTAAAATTACACCTACACAAGGAGTGTATGCAGGTACTAAAAATGCTGTTCGCACTATTGCAGAGGCTTTCAGGCAAGAATCAGATGGAAGTATTCGCATAACGGGTATATCACCAGGCTATATCAATACTGACTTTGCTGCTAAAGGCGTGGCTACTGAAGAGCAAAAAGGAGAGATGAGAAAGGTGGTGAGTCAAATAGCCATTAGTCCTGAAGTTATTGCTGATGCTGTCATTTATGCCATCAGTCAGCCTAAAGAAGTAGAGGTAGGGGACATAGTTATTCGCCCATCGGTTCAAAATTGA
- a CDS encoding amino acid adenylation domain-containing protein, which yields MCSLLHQQASLNPERIAIIDREKQITFNHLKERANAVSGELAFRGLTTGDLVGVCMDRSWELVASLWGVLKAGCAYVPLDPAYPHERVRYMMRHSKARAVIVDGEATAELCDEVSEQLWLKDIGANTFDNVVEPAADDLAYVIYTSGSTGEPKGVAIEHRNVVAMIQAMADLVDEKDLDGVLAATSVCFDPSVMEILGTLSLGGTVVMAKNMLDLPQLDSAKQVKSCVVVPSAIQALISTGWVPESIRTIIFGSEALKLPLVEKLFSLKPDIRIFNAYGSTEDTVFSTSIKIEEGIQAVTIGKSVPNSSSYILDEAMNLVPQGEPGELYLAGNKLARGYLYDEPRTQKRFISTENYQHISAKRIYKTGDLCRKLANGEIEFLGRVDQQVKIRGFRVELEEIETALENFTGIDLAAAVAVEGGAGQNMLVAYIVSKDKSITDVDVKTFLSQRMPKYMIPQKVVRLNELPLLPNGKLDRNKLSSIKNEGVEAINAEVSENDYKGNQNSLNNQKSAIFSIIQKETVALLNITDAHLVTENQSFDSLGIDSLTTFELSSRLSKALNLRLPATIVLEHATPADLVDYILSQKGITQEFQHKNNNTKAPDSLTDFQANIRSSHPTFQAAKVSAWSATDKGKLVQEVLRMVNDQRRNPYSKVLKTGSATRGLVSDAYNDEEKEAIIWTTNLYLGLNRDKEVISAASKALHSFGTGMGTSAAASGMTDLHLEFEQEFAELTGKPSACLFPTGYTANVGAVAGILGRNDVVIIDQLFHASIVDGARLCGATIRTFQHNNASDLEAVIKSEVSPYRSVMVVLEGVYSMGEGAAPVADIVRVAKKYGALVLVDEAHSFGFYGKDGAGICAAQGITEQVDFIMTTLSKAMGSIGGVVAASQEHVDLIKSSSRAYIFQASVSPADMAAALTSLRRLRSDSALRDRLWDTTRYMRKRFEAAGYDLGTGDGPIVTPHFSDKDKLYAIVQEMYKRGVQTSAVTYPIVESGRGRLRFICSAAHTKEDVDFTLQALIEAEHEVDLQLAQKEPIALDGSDGTENLKEWGNSFSNYVKDWINNHLKLIPNLAVSVNYKDESVSILLKDNEVLVTNQRNEDIPHCTLNLKDQNALTSLSNSDVQDLLQSISNGNCELKGQVEPFVWFIARLVEHKNNMSILCAQEELSYAGCN from the coding sequence ATTTGCTCACTATTACATCAGCAGGCAAGTCTAAATCCTGAGCGGATAGCTATTATTGATAGAGAAAAGCAAATTACTTTTAATCATCTTAAGGAAAGGGCCAATGCCGTATCGGGTGAACTTGCGTTTAGAGGATTAACTACTGGTGATTTGGTGGGAGTGTGCATGGACCGTAGCTGGGAGCTTGTAGCTAGTTTGTGGGGCGTATTAAAAGCTGGCTGTGCTTATGTACCGCTAGATCCTGCGTACCCTCACGAACGAGTACGTTATATGATGAGGCATTCTAAAGCACGGGCCGTAATAGTAGATGGAGAGGCTACGGCTGAGCTTTGTGACGAAGTGAGTGAACAGCTTTGGCTGAAGGATATAGGAGCAAATACTTTTGACAATGTTGTAGAACCTGCAGCAGATGATTTGGCTTATGTTATTTATACCTCAGGGTCTACAGGTGAGCCCAAAGGAGTGGCAATAGAGCATAGGAATGTAGTAGCTATGATTCAGGCTATGGCTGACCTTGTAGATGAAAAGGATCTTGATGGAGTGTTGGCAGCTACTTCTGTTTGTTTTGATCCTTCCGTAATGGAGATACTCGGTACCTTGTCATTAGGAGGAACTGTGGTGATGGCCAAAAACATGCTTGACCTACCTCAATTAGATTCTGCAAAGCAAGTAAAAAGCTGTGTGGTGGTGCCATCTGCAATACAGGCATTGATATCTACAGGATGGGTGCCGGAGAGCATTCGTACTATTATTTTTGGAAGCGAAGCGCTTAAACTTCCATTGGTAGAAAAGCTGTTTTCCTTAAAACCTGATATTCGAATTTTTAATGCCTATGGATCGACCGAAGATACAGTATTTTCCACTTCAATAAAGATAGAAGAAGGAATACAAGCAGTTACTATTGGTAAATCGGTGCCAAATTCCAGTTCTTATATTTTAGATGAAGCTATGAATTTAGTGCCTCAAGGTGAACCTGGTGAGCTGTATTTAGCGGGTAATAAATTGGCAAGAGGCTATTTATATGATGAGCCTCGTACACAAAAGAGGTTTATTAGTACAGAAAACTATCAACATATTTCGGCAAAAAGAATATATAAAACTGGCGACCTCTGTCGGAAATTAGCGAATGGAGAGATTGAATTTTTGGGCCGTGTGGACCAACAGGTGAAAATTAGAGGCTTTAGGGTGGAGTTGGAAGAAATAGAAACAGCCTTAGAAAATTTCACGGGAATAGATCTTGCCGCTGCAGTGGCAGTAGAAGGAGGGGCTGGGCAGAATATGCTGGTGGCTTACATAGTAAGTAAGGATAAGTCTATAACTGATGTAGATGTGAAAACATTTTTATCGCAAAGAATGCCCAAATATATGATTCCACAAAAGGTGGTTAGGTTAAATGAATTACCTCTGTTACCAAATGGAAAACTAGATCGGAATAAGCTTTCAAGTATAAAAAATGAAGGTGTTGAAGCGATAAATGCAGAAGTGTCAGAAAACGATTATAAAGGAAATCAAAATTCTCTAAATAATCAGAAATCGGCCATTTTTTCAATTATTCAGAAGGAAACAGTTGCTTTACTTAATATTACAGATGCCCATCTAGTCACTGAGAACCAATCATTCGATAGTTTGGGAATAGATTCTCTTACTACCTTCGAGCTTAGTAGCAGGCTTTCTAAAGCTTTAAATTTGCGTTTACCAGCTACTATTGTATTAGAGCATGCTACTCCGGCAGATTTGGTTGACTATATTTTAAGTCAAAAGGGTATAACCCAAGAGTTTCAACATAAAAATAACAATACAAAGGCACCAGATTCATTAACTGATTTTCAGGCTAATATACGATCAAGTCATCCTACTTTTCAGGCAGCTAAAGTGTCAGCGTGGTCAGCTACTGACAAAGGTAAGTTAGTGCAAGAGGTATTGCGCATGGTTAATGATCAGCGAAGAAACCCCTACAGCAAGGTGCTCAAAACAGGAAGTGCCACTCGGGGTTTGGTGAGCGATGCTTATAATGATGAAGAAAAAGAGGCCATAATATGGACTACCAACTTATATCTTGGGCTTAATAGAGATAAGGAAGTGATAAGTGCAGCCTCTAAGGCACTTCATAGCTTTGGCACTGGTATGGGTACTTCAGCCGCAGCCTCAGGCATGACAGATCTTCACCTGGAATTCGAACAAGAATTTGCTGAATTAACAGGCAAACCCTCGGCATGTCTTTTTCCTACAGGATATACGGCTAATGTGGGGGCTGTTGCAGGAATATTAGGTAGAAATGACGTGGTAATAATTGATCAGTTATTTCATGCCTCCATCGTTGATGGCGCCCGATTGTGTGGAGCTACTATCAGAACGTTTCAGCATAACAATGCTTCAGATTTGGAAGCGGTGATTAAATCAGAAGTATCTCCTTACCGATCAGTAATGGTTGTTTTGGAAGGGGTTTACAGTATGGGAGAGGGAGCTGCACCAGTAGCTGATATAGTGAGGGTAGCCAAGAAATATGGAGCACTTGTATTAGTAGATGAAGCTCATTCATTTGGCTTTTATGGTAAAGACGGAGCGGGTATCTGTGCCGCCCAAGGAATAACCGAGCAGGTAGATTTTATAATGACGACCCTAAGTAAAGCCATGGGTAGTATTGGTGGAGTGGTAGCCGCTTCACAAGAACATGTAGACCTTATCAAATCTTCATCGAGAGCATATATTTTTCAGGCTTCGGTGAGTCCGGCGGATATGGCTGCAGCGCTTACTTCTTTGCGAAGACTTCGCTCAGATAGTGCACTTAGGGATAGGCTTTGGGATACTACCAGGTATATGCGAAAGCGATTTGAAGCTGCAGGTTATGATCTTGGCACGGGAGATGGCCCTATAGTTACGCCACACTTTAGTGATAAGGATAAACTCTATGCCATTGTACAAGAGATGTATAAACGTGGGGTTCAGACTTCTGCAGTTACCTATCCTATCGTGGAAAGTGGTCGTGGTAGGTTGAGGTTTATTTGCTCTGCAGCACATACTAAAGAAGACGTTGACTTTACGTTACAGGCACTAATTGAAGCTGAGCATGAAGTAGACTTACAATTAGCTCAGAAAGAACCGATAGCGCTTGATGGTTCTGATGGAACTGAAAATCTGAAAGAATGGGGTAACTCTTTTAGTAACTATGTAAAAGATTGGATTAATAATCATTTGAAGTTAATTCCCAATCTGGCTGTTTCGGTTAATTATAAGGATGAAAGTGTGAGTATTTTGCTTAAAGACAATGAAGTACTTGTCACCAATCAAAGGAATGAGGATATTCCTCACTGTACCTTAAATTTAAAGGACCAAAATGCATTAACTAGCCTGAGTAATTCAGATGTTCAAGACTTATTGCAAAGTATAAGTAATGGCAATTGTGAATTAAAGGGGCAAGTGGAGCCTTTTGTTTGGTTCATTGCACGCCTGGTAGAGCATAAAAACAACATGTCTATTCTATGCGCACAGGAAGAGCTTAGTTATGCTGGTTGTAATTAG
- a CDS encoding helix-turn-helix domain-containing protein, with protein sequence MKEKSEIHYFKSISQLLQELQLPAPNHPLIALVNYNGVKVQQLERGRKNCIDFYKISFKLSFKGQTKYGRGYYDFEEGGLAFLQPRQIVASPDNLGDYEGWALYFHPDFIRNYALGKMMNKYGFFAYDVSEALFLSAKEKEVISDLFNSIAKELSGNIDQYTQDVLVSQLELLLNYSNRFYNRQFITRKTVNNDIINKLDKLLDNYFNAGEGLHNGVPSVLHISEELQLSQRYLSDMIKSLTGLTTQQYIQNSMIERAKDKLSTTKLSVSQIAYDLGFEHSQSFSKLFRASTQLTPLQFRKSFD encoded by the coding sequence ATGAAGGAGAAATCAGAAATACATTATTTTAAGAGTATATCGCAATTACTTCAAGAGTTGCAATTACCTGCTCCTAATCATCCGTTAATAGCATTGGTTAATTATAATGGGGTGAAAGTGCAACAGCTGGAAAGGGGTCGGAAAAATTGCATTGATTTTTATAAAATCTCATTTAAGCTCAGTTTTAAGGGGCAGACAAAATATGGCCGTGGATATTATGACTTTGAGGAAGGTGGATTGGCTTTTTTACAACCTCGCCAGATAGTTGCCTCTCCTGATAATCTGGGTGACTATGAAGGGTGGGCACTCTACTTCCATCCTGACTTTATTAGAAATTATGCTTTGGGTAAAATGATGAATAAATATGGTTTCTTTGCTTACGATGTTTCAGAAGCCTTGTTTTTGTCCGCTAAGGAAAAAGAGGTTATTTCAGATTTATTTAACTCCATAGCTAAAGAGCTAAGCGGTAATATAGATCAATACACTCAAGATGTATTGGTATCTCAGCTTGAATTGCTGTTAAACTACAGTAACCGGTTCTATAACAGGCAGTTTATTACACGCAAAACGGTTAATAATGATATAATCAATAAGCTGGATAAGTTGTTGGATAATTATTTTAATGCAGGAGAAGGGTTGCATAATGGAGTACCTTCAGTATTGCATATTAGTGAAGAGTTACAATTATCACAACGCTACCTTAGTGACATGATTAAGTCCTTAACCGGCCTTACCACACAGCAATATATTCAAAACAGTATGATCGAGAGGGCAAAGGATAAATTATCCACTACTAAGCTATCGGTGAGCCAAATAGCTTATGATTTAGGCTTTGAGCACTCTCAATCTTTCAGTAAACTTTTTAGGGCCAGTACACAACTCACCCCTCTACAATTCAGAAAGTCGTTTGATTAG
- the hemN gene encoding oxygen-independent coproporphyrinogen III oxidase, with protein MKISETLISKYNVPVPRYTSYPTVPFWEEKHVDKTQWLKNVKKTFNASNDENGISLYIHLPYCESLCTYCACNTRISKNHKVEDSYIDTVLAEWKIYCDTFEKTPVIREIHLGGGTPTFFTPENLQRLIIGIVSTSKLHEDHAFSFEGHPNNTTYEHLKALYEVGFRRVSYGVQDMGLKVQKAINRVQPYENVKRATEDARKIGYTSVNFDLIYGLPFQTEAGVLDTMAKTLELKPERIAFYSYAHVPWKRPGQRAYTEADLPDSGEKRKLYESGKALLLKNGYHDIGMDHFSLPGDDLYKAYQLKTLHRNFMGYTANHTDLMIGLGASAIGDARTAYAQNVKTVEEYKEIVAQGELPLEKGHFLTEEDILVKEYILSIACKGELFWGYNPDILDFNALFQLNAMAKEGLIKLYDNGMRLTELGMAFLRNICAVFDKKLQDKKENNVPLFSKAI; from the coding sequence ATGAAAATTTCAGAAACGCTAATATCCAAGTATAACGTTCCTGTGCCTAGATATACCAGCTATCCTACCGTGCCTTTTTGGGAGGAAAAGCATGTAGACAAGACACAGTGGCTAAAGAATGTTAAGAAAACATTTAATGCATCCAATGATGAAAATGGAATAAGCCTATATATCCATTTGCCTTATTGTGAGAGCTTGTGTACTTATTGTGCGTGTAATACGCGTATTTCAAAAAACCATAAGGTAGAAGACAGTTATATTGATACTGTTTTAGCTGAGTGGAAAATTTATTGCGATACTTTTGAGAAAACACCAGTAATCAGAGAAATTCATTTAGGTGGGGGTACGCCTACCTTCTTTACACCTGAAAATCTGCAAAGACTGATTATAGGAATTGTTTCTACTTCAAAATTGCATGAAGATCACGCTTTTTCTTTTGAAGGACACCCGAATAATACTACTTATGAGCACTTAAAAGCACTGTATGAAGTAGGTTTTAGAAGGGTGAGTTATGGTGTGCAGGATATGGGTTTAAAGGTGCAGAAGGCCATTAACCGTGTTCAACCCTATGAAAATGTAAAGAGAGCAACAGAAGATGCTCGTAAAATAGGATATACTTCTGTAAACTTTGATTTGATTTATGGCTTGCCATTTCAAACAGAAGCGGGCGTGCTAGATACTATGGCTAAAACCCTGGAGCTTAAGCCTGAGCGTATTGCTTTTTATAGCTATGCCCATGTGCCTTGGAAGAGACCAGGACAAAGAGCTTATACAGAAGCAGATTTACCTGATAGTGGGGAGAAGAGGAAGTTATATGAATCAGGGAAGGCGCTTTTATTAAAGAACGGATATCATGATATAGGAATGGATCACTTTTCCTTACCAGGAGATGACCTGTACAAAGCCTATCAATTAAAAACATTACACAGAAATTTTATGGGCTATACAGCCAATCATACTGATCTTATGATTGGGCTGGGAGCAAGCGCTATTGGTGATGCCAGAACAGCGTACGCACAGAACGTAAAAACTGTGGAAGAATATAAAGAAATAGTGGCTCAAGGAGAACTGCCATTAGAAAAAGGACATTTCCTCACAGAAGAAGATATACTAGTGAAAGAGTATATTCTGAGCATAGCCTGTAAAGGTGAACTTTTCTGGGGATATAATCCTGATATTTTAGATTTCAATGCATTATTTCAGTTAAACGCTATGGCTAAAGAAGGCTTAATTAAGCTCTATGATAATGGCATGAGATTAACTGAACTGGGTATGGCCTTTTTAAGGAATATATGCGCTGTGTTTGATAAAAAACTTCAGGATAAAAAAGAGAACAATGTGCCTCTATTTAGTAAGGCTATTTAG
- a CDS encoding universal stress protein, with amino-acid sequence MKSKFNTILVPVNFSDYAAHAMDLAIEIAKRKNSKILLLHVINVPDYRGVVEGVKINFLDSVRFVTSQHLDGLVSKAKDHGVEASHTMVAGLPGAEIVKFAREKQVSLIVLGSKDYKQMDEMLGGSATERIVRYTDCPVITVKAPIELATVNNIVFATDLKTTHTFITFELKKLIELTGAKLHILKVNTRETWMPDVEIERQLKTFNEIHRFENFTFKVCNSETIEDGIVHYYEKVGAEAVAMSIHSLYHQPSRSSNYFITEKVLQSGPGMLWTCANETSRSWGS; translated from the coding sequence ATGAAATCAAAGTTTAATACCATACTCGTGCCGGTTAATTTTTCAGATTATGCCGCGCATGCTATGGATTTAGCTATAGAAATAGCTAAAAGGAAAAATTCTAAGATATTACTATTACATGTAATAAATGTGCCTGATTATAGAGGTGTGGTAGAGGGTGTGAAGATAAACTTCCTTGATTCTGTTCGTTTTGTTACCTCACAGCACCTGGATGGGTTGGTATCAAAAGCTAAAGATCATGGAGTGGAAGCATCTCATACTATGGTAGCTGGCTTGCCAGGAGCAGAGATAGTAAAATTTGCCAGAGAAAAGCAGGTTAGTCTTATTGTGTTGGGTTCTAAAGACTACAAGCAAATGGATGAGATGCTGGGAGGTTCGGCTACTGAGCGTATTGTAAGGTATACGGATTGCCCTGTAATTACAGTTAAAGCCCCTATAGAACTCGCAACTGTAAATAACATCGTATTTGCCACAGACCTGAAGACAACCCATACTTTCATCACTTTTGAACTTAAGAAGCTGATAGAGCTCACCGGAGCTAAACTGCACATCTTAAAGGTTAATACCCGCGAAACCTGGATGCCTGATGTGGAGATAGAACGGCAGTTAAAAACCTTTAATGAGATCCATCGCTTTGAAAACTTCACCTTTAAAGTGTGTAACAGCGAGACTATTGAAGATGGTATAGTGCATTATTATGAAAAGGTAGGTGCCGAGGCGGTAGCCATGTCTATTCATAGTTTGTATCATCAGCCATCAAGAAGTAGTAACTATTTTATCACTGAAAAAGTATTGCAAAGTGGTCCGGGTATGCTCTGGACTTGTGCTAATGAAACATCAAGGAGCTGGGGCTCATAG
- a CDS encoding DUF4136 domain-containing protein produces the protein MKAWLIFLVLLGACASVKVKTSYDHKHNFENDHSWCWLNGCQPSYEGPRGLMDSLYMGMVANEIAYQMQDKGFTQLDDESDLLLDFHIVLARDSSKTGWVQEEDLQYWDPYKEDDYYHFLRGSLVIDISDRASGQIVWKSTSKQVLSLREDMTDKEIRKIIKCAMKDFPPN, from the coding sequence ATGAAAGCGTGGTTGATCTTTCTGGTCCTACTTGGTGCGTGTGCATCTGTAAAGGTAAAAACCTCTTATGATCATAAGCATAATTTTGAAAATGATCACTCATGGTGCTGGCTTAATGGATGCCAACCCTCCTATGAAGGGCCCAGAGGATTAATGGATTCTCTTTATATGGGAATGGTAGCTAATGAAATAGCCTATCAAATGCAAGATAAAGGCTTCACTCAGCTCGATGATGAGTCGGATCTTTTACTTGACTTCCACATAGTGCTTGCCCGCGATTCTTCCAAAACTGGCTGGGTACAAGAAGAAGACCTTCAATATTGGGATCCTTATAAAGAAGATGATTACTACCACTTTTTAAGAGGCTCCTTGGTCATCGATATCTCAGATAGAGCCTCAGGACAGATAGTATGGAAATCTACCAGCAAGCAGGTACTATCATTAAGAGAAGATATGACTGATAAAGAAATAAGGAAAATAATAAAATGCGCTATGAAGGATTTTCCTCCAAATTAG
- a CDS encoding calcineurin-like phosphoesterase C-terminal domain-containing protein: protein MKNLVVLISIIAFINTSLAKPIKGKVYVDENRNQQWDKGEKLLAGVLVSNGKDIVKTNDKGEYKISYIDGNQIFIIKPTQYISPMVDHRPQNYIPENAVGTGSYNFPLYTHNEPQDMTVAILGDTQVKYIDDVHHMSKLVTDELAGKDLGYVIPLGDITFDKSNLHEPLAESLGLIGAPVFYVMGNHDQDYNAEKISYRDNTFESSFGPSYYAFEFGTELAVVLNNIYPQENKGYKGKLDDDQFTFIENLLSQVKSNYSHVRIFMHMPLEQMEDKDRLIQLFDKYEHVMVATGHTHTQYQKYFDRAEQEPIHELVAGAVCGSWWSGPHDERGIPLAIMNDGTLKGYWLLNTSNETFQYKASGKPADYQMSITLPENNDWDTVFNSFEKEYIYANVFAGSENTKVEISFDGKNWQPMHKFEGMAPLVTKAYTLQQNGRYDSDKISKMWEPKDKSDHLWRIEIPADLEPGSYLIKVRAKEGKLGLDATGQSVLDWE, encoded by the coding sequence ATGAAGAATCTTGTAGTTCTAATTTCAATCATTGCCTTTATAAATACCAGCTTGGCTAAACCAATAAAAGGTAAAGTTTATGTAGATGAAAACCGTAACCAGCAATGGGACAAAGGCGAAAAGCTACTAGCAGGCGTTTTGGTTTCTAATGGAAAAGACATTGTAAAAACTAATGATAAAGGAGAGTACAAAATATCTTATATAGATGGTAATCAAATATTTATCATCAAGCCCACACAGTATATCTCACCCATGGTAGACCACCGCCCACAAAACTACATCCCTGAAAACGCGGTGGGCACAGGATCATACAATTTTCCTCTATATACACATAATGAACCTCAGGATATGACCGTAGCCATACTGGGAGATACCCAGGTAAAATATATAGATGATGTACACCATATGAGCAAATTGGTTACAGATGAGTTGGCAGGCAAAGATTTAGGGTATGTGATTCCGCTAGGAGATATCACTTTTGATAAAAGTAACTTACATGAACCATTAGCAGAGAGCCTAGGGCTGATTGGCGCCCCCGTATTCTATGTAATGGGAAATCATGACCAAGATTACAATGCAGAAAAAATCAGTTATAGAGATAATACCTTTGAAAGCTCTTTTGGTCCCTCCTACTATGCTTTTGAATTTGGAACTGAATTAGCGGTAGTACTTAACAATATATACCCGCAAGAAAATAAAGGCTACAAAGGAAAGCTTGATGATGACCAGTTTACCTTCATAGAAAACCTGCTAAGCCAGGTTAAATCCAACTATAGCCATGTCCGCATATTTATGCATATGCCGCTAGAACAAATGGAGGATAAAGATCGCCTAATACAACTATTTGATAAATATGAGCATGTAATGGTGGCAACCGGACATACGCATACGCAGTATCAAAAATATTTTGACAGAGCAGAACAAGAGCCTATCCATGAACTGGTAGCTGGTGCTGTTTGCGGCTCTTGGTGGAGCGGCCCTCATGACGAAAGAGGCATACCACTAGCCATAATGAACGATGGTACGCTTAAAGGATATTGGCTATTAAACACCAGTAATGAAACCTTTCAATACAAGGCTTCAGGGAAACCTGCTGACTACCAGATGAGCATTACCCTACCAGAAAATAACGATTGGGATACGGTTTTTAATAGTTTTGAAAAGGAGTATATATACGCCAATGTTTTTGCTGGGAGCGAGAACACCAAAGTAGAGATTAGCTTTGATGGAAAAAACTGGCAGCCGATGCATAAATTCGAGGGCATGGCTCCATTGGTAACTAAAGCCTATACATTACAACAAAATGGCAGATATGATAGTGATAAAATCTCCAAAATGTGGGAGCCTAAAGATAAAAGTGATCACCTCTGGAGAATCGAAATACCTGCAGACTTAGAACCTGGAAGCTACCTTATAAAAGTACGAGCCAAAGAAGGTAAGCTTGGTCTAGACGCTACAGGACAATCAGTACTTGACTGGGAGTAA